A part of Corynebacterium mustelae genomic DNA contains:
- a CDS encoding nucleotide-binding protein — MVTGIDNPQNVPPWLQKTELANSASEAAVPGGDRADTGSANRAFADVRPGRRRAEDSPRRARHAKPADTEEPSSYPVGAAQGPATPPTIGEKLTHSGVVSDRVSINNLSSTPSVERKTPNSWNLSTDAADRPRRSGSSTTPTASAINRVDFTGDGIPTEPVEVPPPADSAEAKHQESSTPGSLAEPRTLQVDSIPEDTTFIREYFAQSLPADEPADHNRSETSKDQASEEESVAKRAAKTDKPKPHTATASKTFSFSTADLPPASAARADSGVEKTIAGDVEKLDGLATIDTSGAEYLAPPPALDQSILVNPIKAAPKNGWRRFVYNVTRGYLNLGDSQRALRYEQLIRLAGTPLRGDHRIAVMSLKGGVGKTTTTVMLGGIFASLRGDRVIAIDANPDFGTLAQRAALPGSPTIRDLLNAEHLQRYSQIRYYTTQAESRLEVIGSDRDPEVSEAFSEMDYRHAIDILQHHYNVILTDCGTGLMHSAMAGVLDLANTLILVTSSALDGAQSASATLDWLNHHGYEKLATNAIVVVSESTPGNPRIDIQQLSEHFKSRTRAVQVIPFDRHLAEGTIIDLERLDKRTYLAFLELAGLVAQDFPNWHRHAN; from the coding sequence ATGGTGACAGGAATAGATAATCCCCAGAATGTGCCACCGTGGTTGCAAAAGACCGAATTAGCAAATTCAGCATCCGAAGCAGCTGTACCTGGTGGTGATCGGGCAGATACTGGTTCCGCAAACCGGGCCTTTGCTGACGTTCGACCGGGACGTCGGCGAGCAGAGGACTCGCCGCGGCGTGCGCGGCATGCCAAACCAGCGGATACGGAAGAACCTTCAAGTTATCCGGTGGGGGCAGCGCAAGGCCCAGCGACTCCCCCCACTATTGGGGAGAAACTCACACATTCGGGTGTAGTTTCCGATCGGGTTTCCATTAATAATCTTTCATCTACACCGTCAGTGGAACGGAAAACTCCAAATTCATGGAATCTAAGCACCGATGCAGCCGACCGGCCACGCCGAAGTGGCAGTTCCACCACGCCAACCGCTAGTGCGATAAACCGAGTCGACTTCACTGGCGATGGCATTCCCACGGAACCGGTGGAAGTGCCACCGCCAGCTGATTCCGCTGAGGCAAAACACCAGGAATCGTCAACGCCAGGATCATTGGCAGAGCCCAGAACGCTCCAAGTGGATTCTATTCCGGAAGACACCACATTCATTCGTGAGTATTTCGCCCAAAGCCTTCCTGCCGACGAACCTGCCGACCACAACCGCAGCGAAACGAGTAAAGACCAAGCATCAGAAGAAGAGTCCGTCGCAAAACGCGCAGCCAAGACAGATAAACCGAAGCCACATACTGCGACCGCGAGCAAGACGTTTAGCTTCAGTACTGCAGATTTGCCCCCGGCGTCGGCTGCGCGGGCTGACAGCGGTGTGGAAAAAACCATCGCTGGGGACGTCGAAAAGCTTGATGGGTTGGCAACGATCGACACGAGTGGCGCCGAATACCTGGCACCGCCGCCAGCCCTCGACCAGTCAATTCTTGTGAACCCGATTAAAGCTGCCCCCAAAAACGGGTGGCGCCGGTTTGTTTACAACGTAACGCGTGGCTACCTCAACCTAGGGGATTCACAGAGGGCGTTGCGCTATGAACAGCTCATTAGGCTAGCTGGCACCCCACTACGCGGTGACCATCGCATCGCAGTCATGTCGTTAAAGGGTGGGGTGGGTAAAACCACAACAACCGTTATGCTGGGCGGGATTTTTGCAAGCTTGCGCGGAGACCGAGTGATAGCTATCGACGCTAACCCTGACTTTGGCACCCTGGCGCAGCGGGCAGCTCTTCCAGGTAGTCCTACCATTCGTGACCTGCTCAATGCTGAACATCTCCAGCGCTATTCCCAGATCCGTTACTATACAACCCAGGCTGAAAGCCGGTTGGAAGTGATCGGATCTGACCGTGACCCGGAGGTGTCCGAGGCGTTTAGCGAAATGGATTACCGTCACGCTATCGATATTTTGCAGCACCACTATAACGTCATTTTGACGGACTGCGGTACGGGGCTAATGCACTCGGCGATGGCGGGAGTTTTGGACTTAGCGAATACACTTATCCTGGTGACATCATCCGCGTTGGACGGGGCGCAATCAGCCTCAGCTACCCTCGATTGGTTGAATCACCACGGATATGAAAAACTCGCAACAAACGCCATTGTTGTTGTTTCCGAATCCACGCCTGGAAACCCGCGAATTGATATTCAGCAGCTTTCCGAGCACTTCAAGTCACGCACCCGCGCGGTGCAGGTGATCCCGTTCGACCGGCATCTTGCCGAAGGAACCATCATTGACCTGGAGCGGTTGGACAAGAGAACATATCTGGCTTTTCTTGAGCTTGCTGGCCTGGTGGCTCAGGACTTTCCCAACTGGCACCGACACGCCAACTAA
- a CDS encoding class I SAM-dependent methyltransferase — MERNYWNHNAAYHPWLRRIIVKTRADSVLDVGCGDGYLLAAVAPRLERAVGVDVDSSSVDTARVRCADMQHVEFYVGDFLTTTFDSTFDVIVFSASIHHMNFEAALRKARSLLNPGGTIAVIGLARNNTLLDYLWDGIWLPIVRLSSVVHREIDVPPAPIVAPRMSLGEIKQTALNILPGAHIRRGLYYRYLLNWRNV; from the coding sequence ATGGAACGCAATTACTGGAATCACAACGCCGCATACCACCCGTGGTTACGCCGGATCATAGTGAAAACTCGGGCAGATTCTGTACTGGATGTTGGGTGCGGTGATGGTTACCTGCTTGCCGCCGTTGCGCCACGACTCGAGCGTGCCGTAGGGGTTGATGTCGACTCGTCTAGCGTTGATACAGCCCGCGTTCGCTGCGCGGATATGCAGCACGTGGAGTTTTATGTCGGGGATTTTCTCACCACTACTTTCGACTCAACCTTTGATGTCATCGTTTTCAGCGCCAGTATTCACCACATGAACTTTGAAGCTGCACTCCGAAAAGCACGCTCGCTTCTCAATCCGGGCGGAACAATCGCTGTGATTGGATTGGCGCGGAACAACACGTTGCTAGATTATCTTTGGGATGGGATATGGCTACCGATCGTGAGGTTAAGCTCAGTAGTGCACCGGGAAATTGACGTTCCACCAGCCCCTATTGTGGCACCACGAATGAGCTTGGGTGAGATTAAACAAACTGCGTTAAACATTCTTCCCGGCGCCCATATACGACGAGGCCTGTACTACCGATATTTGTTAAATTGGCGCAATGTCTAG
- a CDS encoding phosphoenolpyruvate carboxykinase (GTP) produces the protein MSNVVINGLVGEAPTKNEALLKWIAENVEMLQPDRVVFADGSQEEWDRITQELVDAGTLIRLNPEKRPNSFLARSNPSDVARVESRTFICSETEEGAGPTNNWYDPKKMKAEMTERYTGAMRGRTMYVVPFAMGPLDADDPKIGVQLTDSPYVVLSVKVMTRMGQDVLDRLGDGEFVPCLHSVGAPLEPGEADVPWPCNDEKYITHFPETKEIWSYGSGYGGNAILAKKCFALRIASVMAEEEGWMAEHMLILKLTNPEGKVYNIAAAFPSACGKTNLALITPTIPGWKAEVVGDDIAWLRFGEDGHLYAFNPENGFFGVAPGTNYSSNPMAMKTMEPGNTLFTNVALTDDGDIWWEGMTKEPPAHLIDWHGNDWTPDSGVDAAHPNSRYAVPIAQCPIAAPEFNDPKGVKIDAILFGGRRPDTVPLVTQSHSWNHGTMIGSLLASGQTAAAEGEVGALRHDPMAMLPFIGYNAGEYLQHWIEMGKKGGEKMPKIFLVNWFRRGDDGRFLWPGFGDNSRVLKWIIDRIEGRVGADETVVGHTARAEDIDMEGLEGYTIDDVREALSAPAESWAKDLDDNEEYLKFLGEHVPAEVHEEFAALRKRVEDALK, from the coding sequence ATGTCCAACGTGGTTATCAACGGGCTGGTGGGTGAAGCCCCCACCAAAAACGAAGCGCTGTTGAAGTGGATCGCCGAAAACGTCGAAATGCTCCAACCTGATCGTGTCGTCTTTGCTGACGGCTCACAGGAGGAATGGGATCGCATCACTCAGGAACTTGTCGACGCAGGTACTTTGATTCGACTCAACCCGGAAAAACGCCCCAATTCCTTCTTGGCACGTTCCAATCCAAGCGATGTTGCTCGTGTTGAATCCCGAACCTTCATTTGCTCCGAAACCGAAGAAGGCGCAGGCCCTACCAATAACTGGTACGACCCTAAAAAGATGAAAGCGGAAATGACCGAGCGCTACACCGGCGCTATGCGCGGCCGCACCATGTATGTAGTTCCCTTTGCAATGGGGCCACTTGACGCGGACGACCCGAAGATCGGTGTGCAATTAACAGACTCTCCGTACGTGGTGCTGTCGGTCAAAGTGATGACCCGCATGGGCCAAGATGTTCTGGACAGGTTGGGCGATGGCGAATTTGTGCCATGTCTTCACTCCGTAGGCGCGCCACTGGAGCCGGGAGAAGCAGACGTGCCATGGCCATGCAATGACGAGAAGTACATCACCCACTTCCCAGAGACTAAGGAAATTTGGTCCTATGGCTCTGGCTACGGTGGTAATGCGATCCTCGCTAAGAAGTGCTTCGCCCTGCGCATCGCATCAGTGATGGCGGAAGAAGAGGGCTGGATGGCCGAGCACATGCTCATTCTCAAGCTCACCAATCCAGAAGGCAAGGTCTACAACATCGCCGCAGCATTCCCATCTGCCTGCGGAAAGACCAACCTCGCCCTCATTACCCCAACCATTCCTGGCTGGAAAGCTGAGGTTGTTGGCGACGACATCGCGTGGTTGCGTTTCGGCGAGGACGGACACCTCTACGCCTTCAACCCAGAAAACGGTTTCTTCGGTGTTGCACCAGGCACCAATTACAGCTCCAACCCAATGGCAATGAAGACCATGGAGCCAGGCAACACACTGTTTACCAACGTTGCACTCACCGACGACGGCGACATCTGGTGGGAAGGCATGACCAAGGAGCCACCAGCTCACCTTATTGACTGGCATGGCAACGACTGGACCCCTGACTCCGGAGTGGACGCAGCACATCCAAACTCCCGCTACGCGGTTCCTATCGCCCAGTGCCCAATCGCTGCACCAGAATTCAATGATCCTAAGGGTGTCAAGATCGACGCCATCCTCTTCGGTGGCCGCCGCCCAGACACTGTGCCATTGGTCACCCAATCGCACAGCTGGAACCACGGCACCATGATTGGTTCGCTTCTGGCCTCCGGCCAAACTGCTGCCGCTGAAGGCGAAGTCGGTGCGTTGCGCCACGATCCAATGGCTATGTTGCCATTCATCGGTTACAACGCTGGTGAATACTTGCAGCACTGGATTGAGATGGGAAAGAAGGGCGGCGAGAAGATGCCAAAGATCTTCCTCGTCAACTGGTTCCGTCGTGGTGACGATGGTCGCTTCCTCTGGCCAGGATTCGGCGACAACAGCCGTGTGCTCAAGTGGATCATTGACCGCATTGAAGGTCGTGTTGGTGCGGACGAAACCGTGGTTGGTCATACTGCTCGCGCCGAAGATATCGACATGGAGGGCCTGGAAGGCTACACCATCGACGATGTTCGAGAGGCTCTTTCCGCTCCGGCCGAATCATGGGCGAAAGATCTCGACGACAACGAGGAATACCTGAAATTCCTCGGCGAGCATGTTCCAGCAGAAGTTCATGAGGAGTTTGCAGCCCTACGTAAGCGCGTTGAAGACGCACTGAAGTAG
- the trmB gene encoding tRNA (guanosine(46)-N7)-methyltransferase TrmB: MDNSDNSQNTHGDLPHGRPPQTDFNAAFDNELDYPRLGTVSFRRGTLTPNQEALWDTHWPRLGKVLSDEKIDIDQWFGRSGAKTIVEIGSGTGTSTAAMAPLETETNIIAVELYKPGLAKLLGAVVRDDINNIRMIRGDGVEILTRMFAENSLDGVRIFFPDPWPKARHHKRRIIQSGVLNLIATRLKPGGVLHVATDHADYAEWITELVDVEPELEFMGWPWPECPQLVDRQVITKFEGKGLKKDHTITEFLWRRK; encoded by the coding sequence ATGGATAATTCTGATAATTCTCAAAACACACATGGCGATTTGCCGCACGGCCGACCCCCACAAACCGATTTCAATGCTGCTTTTGATAACGAGCTAGACTATCCCCGCCTGGGCACCGTCAGCTTCCGCCGTGGCACATTAACCCCTAATCAAGAGGCGTTATGGGACACTCATTGGCCCCGCCTAGGCAAAGTTCTCTCAGACGAGAAGATTGATATTGACCAGTGGTTTGGTAGGTCCGGCGCTAAAACTATCGTGGAAATTGGCTCCGGCACCGGCACTTCCACAGCGGCAATGGCACCGTTGGAAACTGAAACCAATATCATCGCAGTGGAGTTGTATAAGCCCGGACTCGCCAAACTTCTAGGGGCGGTTGTGCGCGATGATATTAACAATATCCGCATGATTCGGGGCGATGGTGTGGAAATCCTCACTCGAATGTTTGCGGAGAATTCCCTAGATGGGGTGCGTATTTTCTTTCCGGACCCGTGGCCCAAAGCCCGACATCATAAACGCCGCATCATCCAATCCGGTGTGCTTAATTTGATCGCTACCCGACTCAAGCCCGGCGGGGTGCTTCATGTGGCCACCGACCATGCCGACTACGCCGAATGGATTACGGAACTGGTTGATGTTGAGCCAGAGCTGGAATTCATGGGCTGGCCGTGGCCGGAGTGCCCGCAACTTGTTGACCGGCAGGTTATCACGAAATTCGAGGGTAAAGGGTTGAAGAAAGACCACACCATCACGGAGTTCTTGTGGAGGCGGAAATGA
- a CDS encoding NYN domain-containing protein, with translation MTEVSEQALANFEFEDSSQSFAPGAPSVASKDTLLLVWDAPNIDMGLGAILGGRPNAAHRPRFDAIGRWLLAKAGELAHRTKLQIEAEATVFTNVTPGGADVVRPWVEALRNVGFAVFAKPKLTEESDVDPDMLEHIRRRHSEGVLRGIVVASADGQNFRDLLEELAADGVHVTVLGFHEHASWAVTSDSLHFVDLEEIPNVFREPLPRISLDSLPDAGAWLQPFRPLSALLSARA, from the coding sequence ATGACCGAGGTTTCTGAGCAGGCACTAGCCAATTTTGAATTCGAGGACTCGTCGCAAAGCTTCGCCCCCGGCGCGCCGAGCGTCGCAAGCAAGGATACCTTGTTGTTAGTCTGGGACGCCCCCAACATTGACATGGGGTTAGGCGCAATCTTAGGGGGTCGCCCCAATGCTGCGCACCGCCCAAGGTTCGATGCTATAGGTCGCTGGCTGCTAGCAAAGGCTGGCGAGCTTGCGCACCGCACTAAACTTCAGATTGAGGCGGAGGCCACCGTTTTTACCAACGTGACCCCAGGTGGAGCTGACGTTGTTCGGCCTTGGGTAGAAGCCCTGCGTAACGTTGGTTTTGCGGTCTTTGCTAAGCCCAAACTGACCGAGGAATCTGATGTCGATCCAGACATGCTAGAGCATATCCGGCGTCGTCATTCTGAGGGTGTTTTGCGCGGCATCGTTGTCGCCTCGGCAGATGGTCAAAATTTCCGGGATCTCTTGGAGGAATTAGCCGCTGACGGAGTGCATGTCACCGTTTTGGGGTTCCATGAGCACGCGTCGTGGGCAGTAACATCGGATTCGCTTCATTTCGTGGATTTAGAGGAAATTCCAAATGTATTCCGCGAACCGCTGCCTCGTATTAGTCTCGATTCGCTGCCCGATGCTGGTGCGTGGTTGCAACCTTTCCGTCCGTTGTCAGCGTTATTATCTGCCCGCGCGTAA